From Amphiura filiformis chromosome 20, Afil_fr2py, whole genome shotgun sequence, a single genomic window includes:
- the LOC140141990 gene encoding glucose-6-phosphatase 2-like — protein sequence MDAFQAAELGVLQHLQVSFYHWDKVMLFLSRASDPRNSFLWYFPVAFCLSRAVGLKVIWVAIAAEWCNAIMKWLLHGDRPYWWVHETKFYTAEDRPEVDQFELTCETGPGSPSGHAMVTTAVFFVMMSELASHIQLRNHSQANDIRDRERFIGRLPWLLLVFMTTGVCISRVYIATHFPHQVVLGAATGIVLGEIFVRLRLESLSFGRYIFFSAFFFLSIYGQYAFLCGLNFDPMWSLKLAMQWCAEKTWLNLDTMLFYAVARDVGALAFIGLAEALPLTVQDRVGQYPLKLATAVLCLVYAQGIESIALPRDNLYVFYVLGACKYGLVSLGVVIIKFVLFKIFSPKVKNG from the exons ATGGATGCTTTTCAGGCGGCAGAGCTTGGTGTGTTGCAGCATTTACAAGTGTCATTTTATCACTGGGATAAAGTGATGTTGTTCCTGTCTCGTGCCAGCGATCCACGCAATTCTTTTCTGTGGTATTTCCCCGTAGCTTTCTGTTTAAGTCGCGCTGTGGGATTGAAAGTGATATGGGTAGCCATTGCAGCAGAATGGTGtaatgcaataatgaaatg GTTGCTTCATGGTGATCGTCCATACTGGTGGGTTCATGAGACAAAGTTCTATACAGCTGAAGATAGACCTGAGGTTGACCAATTTGAACTCACATGTGAAACAGGACCAG GTAGTCCGTCTGGACATGCCATGGTCACTACTGCCGTCTTCTTTGTTATGATGTCAGAGTTGGCTAGTCATATCCAGTTACGTAACCACAGTCAAGCCAATGATATTCGGGACAGAGAGAGGTTCATTGgacggttaccatggttactcctTGTTTTCATGACAACAGGAGTATGTATTTCTAGAGTATATATTGCTACTCATTTCCCTCATCAGGTCGTTCTTGGAGCTGCCACAG GTATAGTCTTGGGTGAAATCTTTGTCCGTCTCCGTCTGGAATCGCTCTCGTTTGGAAGATACATTTTCTTCTCCGCTTTCTTCTTTCTGAGCATCTACGGTCAGTACGCATTCCTATGTGGATTGAACTTTGATCCCATGTGGTCATTAAAGTTAGCCATGCAATGGTGTGCTGAAAAAACATGGCTGAATCTGGACACGATGTTGTTCTACGCTGTAGCTCGGGACGTGGGGGCACTAGCTTTCATAGGTTTGGCAGAGGCTCTACCTTTGACTGTTCAAGACCGAGTTGGACAATACCCACTAAAGCTTGCTACTGCTGTTCTGTGTTTGGTGTATGCACAGGGCATTGAAAGCATTGCTTTGCCACGCGACAACCTCTATGTATTTTATGTTCTAGGAGCATGCAAGTATGGCCTTGTGTCTCTTGGAGTTGTTATAATCAAGTTTGTGTTGTTcaagattttttcaccaaaagttaAGAATGGGTAA